From the Billgrantia sulfidoxydans genome, one window contains:
- the aroK gene encoding shikimate kinase AroK, with translation MQDLPNLILVGPMGAGKSTIGRLLAAELSRDFLDSDHEIQARCGADIPWIFDVEGEAGFRQREVQMIEDLTAREGVVLATGGGAVLREENRRRLRERGTVVYLFTTVEQQLKRVAKDRNRPLLQRPDREQVLREMFDLRDPLYRATADIVVRTDRRSPRAVVNEIVRRVQRLVDPLQAKA, from the coding sequence ATGCAGGACTTGCCCAATCTGATACTGGTCGGCCCCATGGGAGCCGGCAAGAGCACCATCGGCCGCCTCCTGGCGGCCGAGCTTTCCCGCGACTTCCTCGACAGCGACCACGAGATCCAGGCCCGCTGCGGCGCCGACATCCCGTGGATCTTCGATGTCGAGGGCGAGGCGGGCTTTCGTCAGCGCGAAGTACAGATGATCGAAGATCTGACCGCGCGCGAGGGCGTGGTCCTTGCCACCGGTGGCGGGGCGGTGCTGCGCGAGGAGAATCGCCGGCGCCTGCGCGAGCGGGGCACCGTGGTCTATCTGTTCACCACCGTCGAGCAGCAGCTCAAGCGCGTGGCCAAGGACCGCAACCGCCCCCTGCTGCAGCGGCCCGACCGCGAGCAGGTGCTGCGCGAGATGTTCGATCTTCGCGACCCCCTCTATCGCGCCACGGCCGACATCGTGGTGCGCACCGACCGACGCAGCCCGCGGGCGGTGGTCAACGAGATCGTGCGCCGCGTGCAGCGGCTGGTCGATCCCCTACAAGCCAAGGCCTGA
- the gltB gene encoding glutamate synthase large subunit: MNRGLHHPGEFRDNCGFGLIAHMEGQASHDLLRTAIESLTCMTHRGGIAADGKTGDGCGLLLKMPEGFMREVAAEALGVELGDQFAVGAVFLPDDDAKEARARGILEGELRACGLVIRGWRDVPVDPSCCGPIARACLPRIRHLFVEPGKLGDAARFDVDLFMARRRAEQMLRDEEDFYVCSLSSKVVSYKGLMMPVDLPTFYRDLGDERLETAICVFHQRFSTNTEPRWPLAQPFRLLAHNGEINTIEANRSWANSRKENFVNERLPDIAELDEIVNTVGSDSSSMDNMLEVLLMGGMELHRAVRMMVPPAWQNVETMSGELRAFYEYNSMHMEPWDGPAGLVMTDGRQAVCMLDRNGLRPARWVITKNGYITLASEIGTYDYKPEDVVAKGRVGPGQILAVDTHTGEVLHTADIDERLQSAYPYKRWLKEEAHYLESALTELASFQNMDAEQVKTWQKMFQVSFEERDQVLRPLGESGQEAVGSMGDDTPMAVLSRKQRLLTDYFRQKFAQVTNPPIDPLREAIVMSLETCIGAELNVFKATPEHAHRIILTTPVLSPRKFTALLEQDDPTFAHQRLSLGYDPEQVGLKAAIVELCRQAEAAVHEGKVILVLSDANLEQGQLPIHAALAVGAVHHHLGKLALRPRANLVVETGYARDAHQMAVLFGVGATAVFPWLAYQVMADMHRTGELTGNPADARENYRKGMQKGLYKILSKMGISTLASYRGSQLFEAVGLSSEVVELCFTGMASRIEGTGFSELQLQQELLARDAWTPRKGINQGGLLKYVHDHEYHAYNPDVVKALQEAVQEGDYRKWKKFAQLVNERPAATIRDLLGLKAAETALPLEEVESVDELIPRFDSAGMSLGALSPEAHEALAQAMNEAGGRSNSGEGGEDPARYGTIRSSKIKQIASGRFGVTPAYLVNAEVLQIKVAQGAKPGEGGQLPGGKVNELIARLRYSVPGVTLISPPPHHDIYSIEDLAQLIFDLKQVNPEAQVSVKLVSEPGIGTIATGVAKAYADLITVSGYDGGTAASPLTSIKHAGSPWELGLPEVHQALRINGLRDKIRLQTDGGLKTGLDVVKAAILGAESFGFGTAPMVALGCKYLRICHLNNCATGVATQHQYLRDEHFRGTVDMVKNYFRFIAEEVRELMAMLGVRKLTDLIGRTDLLEVLEGDTASQRRLDLTPLLANDFVPADAPQFCQVSRNVPHDPGTKNQEVLATIEQAIADKSGGEFAFTITNCDRSVPALSSGAVAKHYGEAGLDDAPITLRFTGVAGQSFGVWNARGLDLYLEGDANDYVGKGMNGGKVVIVPPRGSRFESHKTAIIGNTCLYGATGGKLFAAGTAGERFAVRNSGAHAVIEGAGDHCCEYMTGGLVCVLGETGVNFGAGMTGGFAYVLDEDRSFVDRYNHELVEIHRVNTEAMEAYRRHLREIIEEFVAETGSARGREILDDFSDFARHFWLVKPKAASLNSLLDESRRRPE, encoded by the coding sequence ATGAACCGAGGCCTTCATCATCCAGGCGAATTCCGTGACAACTGCGGCTTCGGCCTGATCGCGCACATGGAAGGGCAGGCCAGCCACGATCTGCTGCGTACCGCCATCGAGTCGCTCACCTGCATGACCCATCGCGGCGGCATCGCCGCCGATGGCAAGACCGGTGACGGCTGTGGCCTGTTGCTCAAGATGCCCGAGGGCTTCATGCGCGAAGTCGCCGCCGAGGCGCTGGGCGTCGAGCTCGGCGACCAGTTTGCCGTGGGCGCGGTGTTCCTGCCCGACGACGACGCCAAGGAGGCGCGCGCGCGCGGCATCCTCGAGGGCGAGCTGCGGGCCTGTGGCCTGGTCATCCGCGGCTGGCGCGACGTGCCGGTCGATCCCTCCTGCTGCGGTCCCATCGCGCGTGCCTGCCTGCCGCGCATCCGGCACCTGTTCGTCGAGCCGGGCAAGCTCGGCGATGCCGCGCGCTTCGATGTCGATCTGTTCATGGCGCGTCGTCGCGCCGAGCAGATGCTGCGCGACGAGGAGGACTTCTACGTCTGCTCGCTGTCATCCAAGGTCGTCTCCTACAAGGGCCTGATGATGCCGGTGGACCTGCCGACCTTCTACCGGGACCTGGGCGACGAGCGCCTCGAGACCGCTATCTGCGTCTTCCACCAGCGCTTCTCCACCAACACCGAGCCGCGCTGGCCGCTGGCCCAGCCGTTCCGCCTGCTCGCGCACAACGGCGAGATCAACACCATCGAGGCCAACCGCAGCTGGGCGAACTCGCGCAAGGAGAACTTCGTCAACGAGCGGCTTCCCGACATCGCCGAACTCGACGAGATCGTCAACACCGTGGGCTCCGACTCCTCGAGCATGGACAACATGCTCGAGGTGCTGCTGATGGGTGGCATGGAACTGCACCGCGCGGTGCGCATGATGGTGCCGCCGGCATGGCAGAACGTCGAGACCATGAGCGGCGAACTGCGCGCCTTCTACGAGTACAACTCCATGCACATGGAGCCGTGGGACGGCCCGGCCGGCTTGGTCATGACCGACGGTCGCCAGGCGGTCTGCATGCTCGACCGCAACGGCCTGCGTCCGGCGCGCTGGGTGATCACCAAGAACGGCTACATCACCCTGGCCTCGGAGATCGGCACCTACGACTACAAGCCCGAGGACGTGGTGGCCAAGGGCCGCGTCGGCCCGGGCCAGATACTGGCCGTGGACACCCACACCGGCGAGGTGCTGCACACCGCGGACATCGACGAGCGCCTGCAGTCCGCCTACCCCTACAAGCGCTGGCTGAAAGAGGAAGCCCACTACCTCGAGTCGGCGCTGACCGAGCTGGCCAGCTTCCAGAACATGGACGCCGAGCAGGTCAAGACCTGGCAGAAGATGTTCCAGGTCAGCTTCGAGGAGCGCGACCAGGTGCTGCGTCCGCTGGGCGAGAGCGGCCAGGAGGCGGTGGGCTCCATGGGCGACGACACCCCGATGGCGGTGCTGTCGCGCAAGCAGCGCCTGCTGACCGACTACTTCCGCCAGAAGTTCGCCCAGGTCACCAACCCGCCCATCGACCCGCTGCGTGAAGCGATCGTGATGTCGCTGGAGACCTGTATCGGTGCCGAGCTCAACGTGTTCAAGGCCACGCCCGAGCACGCTCACCGCATCATCCTGACCACGCCGGTCCTGTCGCCGCGCAAGTTCACCGCGCTGCTCGAGCAGGACGATCCGACCTTTGCGCACCAGCGGCTGAGCCTCGGCTACGACCCCGAGCAGGTGGGGCTAAAGGCGGCCATCGTCGAGCTATGCCGCCAGGCCGAGGCCGCGGTGCACGAGGGCAAGGTGATCCTGGTGCTGTCGGACGCCAACCTGGAGCAGGGCCAGCTGCCGATCCACGCCGCGCTCGCCGTGGGCGCGGTGCACCACCACCTGGGCAAGCTGGCGCTGCGCCCGCGCGCCAACCTGGTGGTCGAGACCGGCTACGCCCGCGACGCCCACCAGATGGCGGTGCTGTTCGGCGTCGGTGCCACCGCGGTGTTCCCGTGGCTGGCCTACCAGGTCATGGCCGACATGCATCGCACCGGCGAACTCACCGGCAACCCGGCGGATGCCCGCGAGAACTACCGCAAGGGCATGCAGAAGGGGCTCTACAAGATCCTCTCCAAGATGGGCATCTCGACGCTGGCTTCCTACCGCGGTTCGCAGCTGTTCGAAGCGGTGGGACTCTCCTCCGAGGTGGTCGAGCTGTGCTTCACCGGCATGGCCTCGCGCATCGAGGGCACCGGCTTCAGCGAGCTGCAGCTGCAGCAGGAGCTGCTGGCGCGCGACGCCTGGACGCCGCGCAAGGGCATCAACCAGGGTGGCCTGCTCAAGTACGTGCACGACCACGAGTACCATGCCTACAACCCCGACGTGGTCAAGGCGCTGCAGGAGGCCGTGCAGGAGGGCGACTACCGCAAGTGGAAGAAATTCGCCCAGCTGGTGAACGAGCGTCCCGCCGCGACCATCCGCGACCTGCTGGGGCTCAAGGCCGCCGAGACGGCGCTGCCGCTCGAAGAGGTGGAGTCAGTCGACGAGCTGATCCCGCGCTTCGACAGCGCCGGCATGTCGCTGGGGGCGCTCTCTCCCGAGGCCCACGAGGCGCTGGCCCAGGCCATGAACGAGGCCGGCGGGCGCTCCAACTCCGGTGAGGGCGGCGAGGACCCGGCGCGCTACGGCACCATCCGCAGCTCCAAGATCAAGCAGATCGCCTCGGGCCGCTTCGGCGTCACCCCGGCCTACCTGGTCAACGCCGAGGTGCTGCAGATCAAGGTGGCCCAGGGCGCCAAGCCCGGCGAGGGCGGTCAGCTGCCCGGCGGCAAGGTCAACGAGCTGATCGCGCGGCTGCGCTACTCGGTGCCCGGCGTGACGCTGATCTCGCCGCCGCCGCACCACGACATCTACTCCATCGAGGACCTGGCGCAGCTGATCTTCGACCTCAAGCAGGTCAACCCCGAGGCGCAGGTGTCGGTGAAGCTGGTCTCCGAGCCCGGCATCGGCACCATCGCCACCGGCGTGGCCAAGGCCTATGCCGACCTGATCACCGTGTCGGGTTACGACGGCGGCACCGCAGCGAGCCCGCTGACCTCGATCAAGCACGCCGGCAGCCCCTGGGAACTGGGCCTGCCCGAGGTGCATCAGGCGCTGCGCATCAACGGCCTGCGCGACAAGATTCGCCTGCAGACCGACGGCGGCCTCAAGACCGGCCTCGACGTGGTCAAGGCGGCGATCCTCGGCGCCGAGAGCTTCGGCTTCGGCACCGCGCCGATGGTGGCGCTGGGCTGCAAGTACCTGCGTATCTGTCACCTCAACAACTGCGCCACCGGCGTGGCCACCCAGCACCAGTACCTGCGCGACGAGCACTTCCGCGGCACTGTGGACATGGTCAAGAACTACTTCCGCTTCATTGCCGAGGAGGTGCGCGAGCTGATGGCCATGCTGGGCGTGCGCAAGCTGACCGACCTGATCGGCCGCACCGACCTGCTCGAGGTGCTGGAGGGCGATACCGCCTCCCAGCGCAGGCTCGACCTGACGCCGCTGCTGGCCAACGACTTCGTGCCGGCCGACGCACCGCAGTTCTGCCAGGTCAGCCGCAATGTGCCGCACGATCCCGGCACCAAGAACCAGGAGGTGCTGGCGACCATCGAGCAGGCCATCGCCGACAAGAGCGGCGGCGAGTTCGCCTTCACCATCACCAACTGCGACCGCTCGGTGCCGGCGCTCTCCTCCGGAGCGGTGGCCAAGCACTACGGCGAGGCGGGTCTCGATGACGCCCCGATCACGCTGCGCTTCACCGGGGTGGCGGGACAGAGCTTCGGCGTGTGGAACGCGCGTGGCCTCGACCTCTACCTCGAGGGCGACGCCAACGACTACGTCGGCAAGGGCATGAACGGCGGCAAGGTGGTGATCGTGCCGCCGCGCGGCAGCCGCTTCGAGAGCCACAAGACGGCGATCATCGGCAACACCTGCCTCTACGGCGCCACTGGCGGCAAGCTGTTCGCCGCCGGCACCGCCGGCGAGCGCTTCGCCGTGCGCAACTCCGGCGCCCACGCGGTGATCGAAGGCGCCGGCGACCACTGTTGCGAGTACATGACCGGCGGCCTGGTCTGCGTGCTCGGCGAGACCGGCGTCAACTTCGGTGCCGGCATGACCGGCGGCTTCGCCTACGTGCTCGACGAGGACCGCTCCTTCGTCGACCGCTACAACCATGAGCTGGTGGAGATCCACCGGGTCAATACCGAGGCCATGGAGGCCTATCGGCGTCACCTGAGGGAGATCATCGAGGAGTTCGTGGCCGAGACCGGCTCCGCCCGCGGCCGCGAGATACTCGACGACTTCAGCGACTTCGCCCGTCATTTCTGGCTGGTCAAGCCCAAGGCGGCGAGCCTGAACAGTCTGCTCGACGAATCGCGCAGACGCCCCGAGTGA
- a CDS encoding type 4a pilus biogenesis protein PilO encodes MNLRAEVRRLRELDWRGLDLKESGAWPLLLQWLCCLLVLGLTFAATHWYLAGPKADELKRAEAEEERLLIDYRNRAAQAARLPDMLEQLARLESRMDELMAMLPSGAEIPSLIDSISESALDHHLTIDFIRLRSTVERDFYVERPFDLQVEGEYHHMAGFLASVAALPRIVTLHDFVLAPVEGSDRLRLSMLARTYSYRAQPEEEASP; translated from the coding sequence ATGAACCTGCGCGCCGAGGTACGCCGTCTTCGCGAGCTCGACTGGCGCGGGCTGGACCTGAAGGAGTCGGGTGCCTGGCCGCTGCTGCTGCAATGGCTCTGCTGTCTGCTGGTGCTGGGCCTGACCTTCGCCGCTACGCACTGGTACCTGGCCGGCCCCAAGGCGGACGAGCTCAAGCGCGCCGAAGCGGAGGAGGAGCGGCTGCTGATCGACTATCGCAACCGCGCCGCCCAGGCCGCTCGCCTGCCCGACATGCTCGAGCAGCTGGCCCGGCTCGAGTCGCGCATGGACGAGCTCATGGCGATGCTGCCCTCGGGGGCGGAGATCCCCTCGTTGATCGACAGCATCAGCGAGAGCGCCCTCGACCACCATCTGACCATCGACTTCATCCGCCTGCGCAGCACCGTCGAGCGCGACTTCTATGTCGAGCGCCCGTTCGATCTCCAGGTGGAGGGCGAATACCACCACATGGCGGGCTTCCTCGCCAGCGTGGCGGCACTGCCGCGAATCGTGACGCTGCACGACTTCGTGCTGGCGCCGGTGGAGGGCAGCGATCGCCTGCGCCTGTCGATGCTGGCCCGCACCTACAGTTACCGTGCCCAGCCCGAAGAGGAGGCGTCGCCATGA
- the pilQ gene encoding type IV pilus secretin PilQ has translation MRDVIRIVGGLCLALVAMPGLAATALTDLDFRQGEHGELLIDLSFSEGVPEVRGYRLDEPARLTLDLTDTTNALERRRIDLGIGGVEQVTALEAGSRTRLVFNMDGPLPYDTVQEGDRLRLVIGGRESASAAAAPSPEPAAASRPAAAVPSAMPTITDIDFRRGEEGAGRLIVTFDRAGIDARVREPGRNRIVAELSGVELPEAYNQALDVTDFGTPIQRITPRSGRDGVTLEIEGSGEFAMLSTQSGRQLTIEAQPVTRQEREQRVRQQFPYTGERITLNFQDIEVRSVLAIIADFTGLNLVASDSVTGEVTLNLQDVPWDQALDLVLKSHGLASRQEGNVIVVAPASELANIERQQLEARAQAETLAPLVSEYVQVKYARAEDLAQLLRGGEGFGLLSERGRVAVDARTNTLLIQDTADQIQEILATLEQLDVAVRQVQIEARIVIARDGVTQELGVNWGASGGGSRFNLGGASTGTPIAGFGDGLTGQRDGRGQFTGEFDDPTGSRFERGGLAVDLGSANPMTSFSFGYLSGDILLDLELRALESENKSQTISQPRVITANQRKATIIQGEERAFQSIGEGNVPQTEFKEAELSLEVTPQITPDNRIIMDLVVKNDSFREAAVGQAPPIDTNRIETQVLVDNGETVVLGGILTTEQLSRLAKTPFFGDLPVLGRLFRYNESSNQKVELLVFITPRILEDGLAIR, from the coding sequence ATGAGAGATGTGATTCGCATAGTGGGAGGGCTCTGCCTGGCGCTGGTGGCAATGCCCGGCCTGGCAGCCACCGCGCTGACCGACCTGGACTTCCGCCAGGGCGAGCACGGCGAGCTGCTGATCGACCTCTCCTTCAGCGAGGGCGTGCCGGAAGTCCGTGGCTATCGGCTGGACGAGCCGGCGCGATTGACCCTCGACCTGACGGACACGACCAACGCCCTGGAGCGCCGCCGCATCGACCTCGGCATCGGCGGAGTCGAGCAGGTCACGGCGCTGGAGGCCGGCTCGCGCACGCGCCTGGTCTTCAACATGGATGGCCCGCTGCCCTACGACACGGTGCAGGAGGGCGATCGGCTGAGGCTGGTCATCGGCGGCAGGGAATCCGCCTCGGCGGCTGCGGCGCCGAGCCCCGAGCCGGCCGCTGCTTCCCGGCCCGCAGCGGCCGTACCGAGCGCGATGCCGACCATCACCGACATCGACTTCCGCCGTGGCGAGGAGGGCGCGGGCCGTCTGATCGTCACCTTCGACCGAGCCGGCATCGATGCCAGGGTGCGCGAGCCGGGCCGAAATCGCATCGTCGCCGAACTCAGCGGGGTCGAGCTGCCGGAGGCGTACAATCAGGCCCTCGACGTCACCGATTTCGGCACGCCGATTCAGCGTATCACGCCGCGCTCCGGACGCGACGGCGTTACCCTGGAAATCGAAGGCAGCGGCGAGTTCGCCATGCTTTCCACCCAGAGCGGGCGGCAGCTCACCATCGAGGCGCAGCCCGTCACCCGGCAGGAGCGCGAACAGCGCGTACGCCAGCAGTTCCCCTACACCGGCGAGCGCATCACGCTCAATTTTCAGGACATCGAGGTGCGTTCGGTGCTGGCGATCATCGCCGACTTCACCGGCCTCAACCTGGTCGCCAGCGACAGCGTCACCGGCGAGGTGACCCTCAACCTGCAGGACGTGCCCTGGGACCAGGCGCTCGACCTGGTGCTCAAGAGCCACGGCCTGGCCAGCCGCCAGGAGGGCAACGTCATCGTGGTGGCGCCGGCCAGCGAGCTGGCCAACATCGAGCGCCAGCAGCTCGAGGCGCGGGCCCAGGCCGAGACGCTGGCGCCGCTGGTGTCGGAGTACGTCCAGGTCAAGTATGCCCGCGCCGAGGACCTGGCCCAGCTGCTGCGGGGTGGCGAGGGCTTCGGGCTGCTCTCGGAGCGTGGCCGGGTGGCGGTGGATGCGCGCACCAACACGCTGCTGATCCAGGATACCGCCGACCAGATCCAGGAGATCCTCGCTACCCTCGAGCAGCTCGACGTCGCCGTGCGCCAGGTGCAGATCGAAGCGCGCATCGTCATCGCCCGCGACGGCGTGACCCAGGAGCTCGGCGTCAACTGGGGGGCCTCGGGCGGCGGCAGCCGCTTCAACCTGGGCGGTGCCTCGACCGGCACCCCCATCGCCGGGTTCGGCGACGGCCTCACCGGCCAGCGCGACGGCCGCGGGCAGTTCACCGGCGAGTTCGACGACCCCACCGGCAGCCGCTTCGAGCGCGGCGGGCTCGCGGTCGACCTGGGTAGCGCCAACCCCATGACCAGCTTCAGCTTCGGCTATCTCTCCGGCGACATCCTGCTCGACCTCGAGCTGCGCGCGCTGGAGAGCGAGAACAAGAGCCAGACCATCTCGCAGCCGCGGGTGATCACCGCCAATCAGCGCAAGGCGACGATCATCCAGGGCGAGGAGCGCGCCTTCCAGTCCATCGGCGAAGGCAACGTGCCGCAGACCGAGTTCAAGGAGGCCGAGCTGTCGCTCGAGGTGACCCCGCAGATCACCCCCGACAACCGCATCATCATGGACCTGGTGGTCAAGAACGACAGCTTCCGCGAGGCGGCGGTGGGCCAGGCGCCGCCCATCGACACCAATCGCATCGAGACCCAGGTGCTGGTCGACAACGGCGAGACGGTGGTGCTGGGCGGCATCCTCACCACCGAGCAGTTGAGCCGCCTGGCCAAGACGCCGTTCTTCGGGGACCTGCCTGTGCTGGGTAGGCTTTTCCGGTACAATGAGTCGAGCAACCAGAAAGTGGAGCTGCTGGTGTTCATCACTCCACGGATACTCGAGGACGGCCTGGCGATTCGCTGA
- a CDS encoding PilN domain-containing protein: MTIEINLLAWREQQRARRSRRFYLALTVMALLGGAGGLGLTYHYDAALAAQRERNAHIQERMQQLDGDIRSIGEYEAIRERMIGQVQVFSDLQQGRSQTVRVFRDLTLSLVDGVHYLQMSRQGDQLRLTGRAESNHRVSEQMRALAAAPAFSEPVLSEVESDGGARRRFSLGVTQLMEGMPPPGDEEEGEP, encoded by the coding sequence ATGACCATCGAAATCAACCTGCTGGCCTGGCGGGAGCAGCAGCGGGCGCGGCGCAGCCGTCGCTTCTACCTGGCGCTGACGGTCATGGCCCTGCTCGGCGGCGCGGGCGGCCTGGGGCTGACCTACCACTACGACGCCGCGCTGGCTGCCCAGCGCGAACGCAATGCGCACATTCAGGAACGCATGCAGCAACTCGATGGCGATATCCGCTCGATCGGCGAATACGAGGCCATCCGCGAGCGCATGATCGGCCAGGTGCAGGTCTTCAGCGACCTGCAGCAGGGGCGTTCGCAGACGGTCCGTGTCTTCCGCGACCTCACCCTGAGCCTGGTCGACGGCGTGCATTACCTGCAGATGAGCCGCCAGGGCGACCAGCTGCGGCTGACCGGGCGTGCCGAGAGCAACCATCGAGTCTCCGAGCAGATGCGCGCGCTGGCTGCCGCGCCGGCCTTCTCCGAGCCGGTGCTGTCGGAGGTGGAATCCGACGGCGGCGCGCGCCGCCGCTTCAGCCTCGGCGTGACCCAGCTCATGGAAGGCATGCCGCCCCCGGGGGATGAAGAGGAGGGCGAGCCATGA
- a CDS encoding pilus assembly protein PilP produces MMRSSMALVAGLILVGCADPHLGELDRRLSDIRANPGAPRVLEMPEIPTYQSIPYQASDRRSPFRPQLPEPEQAPVGDSDLAPDLERAREPLEGYDLEALRLVGILTMSGQTHALVRAPEGEVHRLRPGNYLGRNHGRIVSITGSTVQLVELVPTGGGGWMERTTQLALEETRR; encoded by the coding sequence ATGATGCGGTCGTCGATGGCGCTGGTGGCCGGCCTGATCCTGGTGGGCTGTGCCGACCCCCATCTGGGCGAGCTGGACCGCCGGCTGAGCGACATTCGCGCCAACCCGGGGGCGCCGCGCGTACTGGAGATGCCGGAGATACCCACCTACCAATCGATACCTTACCAGGCCAGCGATCGTCGCAGCCCCTTCCGCCCCCAGCTGCCGGAGCCGGAGCAGGCGCCGGTGGGCGACAGCGACCTGGCGCCCGACCTCGAGCGGGCACGCGAACCGCTCGAGGGGTATGACCTGGAGGCGTTGAGACTGGTGGGCATCCTGACCATGAGCGGCCAGACCCATGCGCTGGTCCGGGCGCCGGAGGGCGAGGTGCATCGGCTGCGTCCCGGCAACTACCTGGGCCGTAACCATGGCCGGATCGTCAGCATCACCGGTTCGACGGTGCAGCTGGTGGAGCTAGTGCCCACCGGCGGAGGCGGCTGGATGGAGCGCACGACACAGCTGGCGCTGGAAGAGACGAGGCGCTGA
- the aroB gene encoding 3-dehydroquinate synthase, which translates to MSEPRASRRSLQVALGERSYPIHIGTGLLGDPAWLAPYLAGRQVMVVTNETVAPHYLARLKQGLPGDAEVRELVLPDGEATKTLASVGRIWDALLEAGFNRRCTLIALGGGVIGDMVGFAAACYQRGVAFIQVPTTLLSQVDSSVGGKTGVNHPLGKNMIGAFWQPRAVLIDTDTLQTLPAKELSAGLAEVIKYGLIRDAEFLAWLESEMAALRALEPQALAWAIERSCQLKAEVVAADETEQGVRALLNLGHTFGHAIEAHQGYGKWLHGEAVGTGMLMAAELSQRLGWLSRADVERTAAIIAAAGLPLTAPADMGVEDFLARMRLDKKNVDARLRLVLLEALGRAVIHDETPPPLLEALLVAFPRR; encoded by the coding sequence ATGAGCGAACCTCGAGCGAGCCGACGCAGCCTGCAGGTGGCGCTGGGCGAGCGCAGCTATCCCATCCACATCGGCACCGGCCTGCTGGGCGACCCCGCCTGGCTCGCGCCCTACCTGGCCGGGCGCCAGGTCATGGTCGTCACCAACGAGACGGTAGCGCCCCACTACCTGGCGCGCCTCAAGCAGGGGTTGCCGGGTGATGCCGAGGTCCGCGAGCTGGTGCTGCCCGACGGCGAGGCGACCAAGACCCTGGCCAGCGTCGGCCGCATCTGGGATGCGCTGCTCGAGGCCGGCTTCAACCGCCGCTGCACCCTGATCGCCCTGGGGGGCGGGGTGATCGGTGACATGGTCGGCTTCGCCGCTGCCTGCTATCAGCGTGGCGTGGCATTCATCCAGGTGCCCACCACGCTGCTCTCGCAGGTGGATTCCTCGGTGGGCGGCAAGACCGGCGTCAACCATCCGCTGGGCAAGAACATGATCGGCGCCTTCTGGCAGCCGCGGGCGGTGCTGATCGATACCGATACCCTGCAGACGCTGCCGGCCAAGGAGCTCTCGGCGGGGCTGGCCGAGGTAATCAAGTACGGTTTGATCCGCGACGCCGAGTTCCTGGCCTGGCTGGAGAGCGAGATGGCCGCGCTGAGAGCGCTGGAGCCGCAGGCGCTGGCCTGGGCCATCGAACGTAGCTGCCAGCTCAAGGCCGAGGTCGTCGCGGCGGACGAGACCGAGCAGGGCGTGCGCGCGCTGCTCAACCTCGGCCACACCTTCGGCCATGCCATCGAGGCGCACCAGGGCTACGGCAAGTGGCTGCACGGCGAGGCGGTGGGAACCGGCATGCTGATGGCCGCCGAGCTGTCGCAGCGCCTCGGCTGGCTGTCGCGCGCCGACGTCGAACGCACCGCCGCCATCATTGCCGCTGCCGGCCTGCCGCTGACGGCCCCCGCCGACATGGGGGTGGAGGATTTTCTCGCCCGCATGCGCCTGGACAAGAAGAACGTCGACGCGCGCCTGCGTCTCGTCCTGCTCGAGGCGCTCGGCCGAGCGGTGATCCACGACGAGACCCCTCCGCCGCTGCTCGAGGCGCTGCTGGTCGCCTTTCCGCGCCGTTGA